Proteins co-encoded in one Arachis hypogaea cultivar Tifrunner chromosome 11, arahy.Tifrunner.gnm2.J5K5, whole genome shotgun sequence genomic window:
- the LOC114924708 gene encoding uncharacterized protein, whose translation MQLWNGVTELGPLLELFICSASGYSRTVREYEVRYQRLRERGEAYTNWLNRIPREQYALAFDGGYRWGHMTTNLVECINSVLKGARNLPITTLVKATFYRLNELFTRKRAEAEARINAGHNEVFEVHEMPSGLEFAVDLRGLQCDCGEFQVDRIPCRHVFACCANQRLDWKLYVHDVYKMDQVRRVYRARFRPLGNPTTLPAYNGPRFVPNPYLRRVSKGRPRMTRFLNEMDTRMLRRPRRCTLCGAEGHSRSRCRRSTGTNADGDA comes from the exons ATGCAGCTGTGGAACGGAGTAACGGAGCTTGGTCCCCTCCTAGAGCTTTTCATATGTAGtgcatcag GATATTCGAGGACGGTGCGGGAGTACGAAGTGCGTTACCAGCGATTACGGGAACGGGGGGAAGCGTATACTAACTGGTTAAATCGAATTCCCCGCGAACAGTACGCATTGGCGTTTGATGGTGGATACCGATGGGGTCACATGACAACGAATCTAGTGGAATGCATCAATTCAGTGttgaagggtgcacgcaatctTCCCATTACTACTCTTGTCAAGGCAACATTCTACAGGCTAAACGAGCTTTTCACCAGAAAAAGAGCGGAAGCAGAAGCGCGGATTAATGCTGGCCAT AATGAGGTCTTCGAGGTGCATGAGATGCCAAGCGGACTGGAGTTTGCAGTTGATCTACGTGGCCTTCAATGTGACTGTGGTGAGTTCCAGGTGGACCGGATCCCCTGCAGACATGTCTTCGCATGTTGCGCCAACCAGCGACTGGATTGGAAACTGTATGTGCATGATGTGTATAAAATGGACCAAGTTCGGCGGGTGTACCGAGCAAGATTTAGGCCATTGGGTAACCCGACGACATTGCCAGCGTACAACGGTCCTCGCTTCGTACCGAATCCGTACCTGAGACGTGTCTCGAAAGGGCGCCCCAGGATGACGcgcttcttgaatgagatggacacgcGAATGTTACGTCGTCCTAGGCGATGTACGCTATGTGGAGCTGAGGGACACAGTCGTAGTAGATGCCGTCGGTCAACTGGTACAAATGCCGACGGAGATGCTTAG
- the LOC112723249 gene encoding EIN3-binding F-box protein 1: MPTLVNYSGDDELYPGSSFGPMDLGRLYTIGSNVDVYYPPNKRARISAPFIFNNHEHEKDQKPSVDTLPDECLFEIFRRLPSAKERSSCACVSKKWLMLMSSICKAEIERPASSDVEMVSSDEDQDGYLTRCLEGKKATDVRLAAIAVGTSGRGGLGKLSIRGSNSVRGVTNLGLFAVAHGCPSLRSLSLWNVSSVGDEGLAEIAKGCHLLEKLDLCLSSSISNKGLIAIAEGCPNLTTLNIESCSKIGNEGLQAIARCCPKLQSISIKDCPLVGDHGVSSLLSSASELSRVKLQALNITDFSLAVVGHYGKAITNLVLCGLRNVSERGFWVMGVAQGLQKLVSLTITSCRGVTDPSIEALGKGCSNLKQMCLRKCCFVSDSGLIAFGKAAGSLESLQLEECNRVTQSGIIGALSNIKPKLKSLTLVKCMGIKDIDVEVSMLSPCKSLRSLTIQNCPGFSSASLAMVGKLCPQIQHVDLTGLYGITDAGLLPLLENCEAGLVKVNLTGCWNLTDSIVSALAKLHGGTLELLNLDGCWKITDASLVAIADNCLLLNDLDVSKCAITDAGVSILSHATQLSLQILSLSGCSDVSNKSVPFLKKLGQTLLGLNLQHCSSIGSSTIDLLVENLWRCDILA; the protein is encoded by the exons ATGCCTACCCTTGTTAATTACAGTG GCGATGATGAACTCTATCCTGGGAGTTCCTTTGGTCCCATGGATTTGGGTAGATTGTACACTATCGGTTCCAATGTGGATGTGTACTACCCTCCTAACAAGCGAGCTCGGATCAGTGCCCCCTTTATCTTTAACAACCATGAGCATGAGAAAGATCAAAAGCCTAGTGTTGACACCCTTCCTGATGAGTGTCTCTTCGAGATATTCAGACGGCTCCCTAGTGCCAAAGAGAGAAGCTCATGTGCTTGTGTTTCTAAAAAATGGCTTATGCTTATGAGCAGTATCTGCAAGGCCGAAATCGAGAGGCCTGCTTCTTCAGATGTTGAAATGGTCTCTTCAGATGAGGATCAAGATGGGTACCTTACAAGGTGTTTGGAAGGGAAGAAAGCTACTGATGTAAGGCTTGCTGCAATTGCTGTTGGGACTAGTGGCCGTGGGGGACTTGGGAAGCTCTCTATTAGGGGAAGCAACTCGGTGCGTGGTGTCACGAATCTTGGCCTCTTCGCAGTTGCTCACGGTTGCCCTTCTCTAAGATCACTTTCTCTGTGGAATGTATCATCTGTTGGTGATGAAGGTCTAGCTGAAATAGCAAAGGGATGCCATCTATTAGAGAAGCTTGACTTGTGCTTATCTTCCTCAATCAGCAACAAGGGTTTGATTGCAATAGCTGAAGGATGCCCCAACTTGACAACCTTAAACATTGAATCTTGCTCGAAGATAGGTAATGAAGGCTTGCAAGCAATTGCAAGGTGTTGCCCCAAGTTACAGTCAATCTCTATTAAGGATTGTCCTCTTGTTGGGGATCATGGAGTATCTAGTCTGTTATCATCGGCTTCTGAGCTATCAAGGGTAAAACTTCAGGCCTTGAACATCACTGATTTTTCTCTGGCTGTTGTTGGACATTATGGAAAGGCAATCACGAATTTGGTTTTATGTGGTCTCCGAAATGTCAGTGAAAGGGGCTTTTGGGTCATGGGTGTTGCTCAAGGTCTGCAGAAGTTGGTTTCATTAACCATCACTTCTTGCCGAGGGGTAACCGACCCAAGCATTGAAGCTTTGGGCAAGGGTTGTTCCAATTTGAAACAGATGTGCCTTCGCAAGTGTTGCTTTGTATCTGACAGTGGACTTATAGCATTCGGCAAGGCTGCAGGGTCTCTTGAGAGCTTGCAGTTAGAGGAGTGTAACCGGGTTACCCAGTCTGGGATCATTGGTGCCCTTTCAAACATCAAACCAAAGTTGAAATCTCTCACCCTTGTGAAGTGCATGGGAATCAAGGATATTGATGTGGAAGTGTCCATGCTATCTCCTTGCAAGTCTCTTCGGTCATTAACTATTCAAAACTGCCCCGGTTTCAGTAGTGCTAGCCTCGCCATGGTTGGAAAATTGTGTCCCCAGATTCAGCATGTTGATCTAACTGGACTTTATGGCATAACAGATGCTGGCCTTCTCCCTCTATTGGAGAATTGTGAGGCAGGACTAGTCAAGGTGAACCTTACCGGCTGCTGGAACTTGACAGATAGCATTGTTTCAGCCTTGGCTAAGCTACATGGTGGAACCCTTGAGTTATTAAATCTCGATGGATGCTGGAAAATCACCGATGCAAGCTTGGTTGCAATTGCAGACAACTGCCTGCTGCTCAACGACCTAGACGTGTCGAAGTGTGCCATCACTGACGCAGGTGTATCCATTCTATCTCATGCCACGCAGCTTAGTTTACAAATTCTTTCTTTGTCTGGCTGTTCTGATGTGTCAAACAAGAGTGTGCCTTTCCTGAAAAAGTTGGGCCAAACCTTGTTGGGTTTGAACCTTCAACACTGCAGTTCAATTGGCAGCAGCACAATTGATTTGCTAGTGGAGAATCTGTGGAGATGTGATATTCTGGCTTAA
- the LOC112723250 gene encoding CBL-interacting protein kinase 24 isoform X2, whose product MKKVRNKIGKYEVGRTIGEGTFAKVKFAKNTDTGDSVAIKVMAKSTILKHRMVEQIKREISIMKIVRHPNIVRLHEVLASKTKIYIILEFVMGGELYDKIAQQGKLSENDSRRYFQQLIDAVAHCHKKGVYHRDLKPENLLLDAFGNLKVSDFGLSALTKQGVDVLHTTCGTPNYVAPEVLGNQGYDGAAADVWSCGVILYVLMAGYLPFEEADLPALYNRINAAEFVCPFWFSAGAKTLIQKILDPNPKTRMKIEEIRKDPWFRRNYVPVRLSEDVEVNLDDVQAVFDDIEDKYVSEKSESTEGGPLIMNAFEMITLSQGLNLSPLFDRRQDYVKRQTRFVSRKPARVIISYIEAAAESMGLKVHSRNYKMRLEGVAANNVAQFAVVLEVFEVAPSLFMVDVQKAAGDTLEYHKFYKNLCGKLESIIWRPMEPAPDSGMLRQMTV is encoded by the exons ATGAAGAAGGTGAGGAATAAGATCGGAAAGTACGAGGTTGGTAGAACCATCGGCGAAGGTACATTCGCCAAGGTCAAATTCGCCAAGAACACCGACACCGGAGACAGCGTTGCCATTAAGGTCATGGCTAAGTCCACCATTCTCAAGCATAGAATGGTTGAACAG ATTAAAAGAGAGATATCCATTATGAAGATTGTCAGACATCCAAATATAGTTAGGTTGCATGag GTTTTGGCCAGCAAGACCAAGATCTACATAATTCTTGAGTTCGTAATGGGAGGggaattatatgataaaatt GCTCAGCAGGGAAAGCTTTCTGAAAATGATTCTAGGCGCTACTTTCAACAACTTATAGATGCTGTTGCTCATTGTCACAAGAAGGGTGTGTACCACAGAGACTTGAAG CCTGAAAACCTTCTTCTTGATGCATTCGGAAACTTGAAAGTATCTGACTTCGGATTGAGTGCATTGACAAAGCAG ggtGTTGATGTTCTCCACACGACGTGTGGGACCCCAAATTATGTTGCACCTGAG GTGCTAGGCAATCAAGGTTATGATGGTGCAGCAGCTGATGTTTGGTCATGTGGAGTCATCCTGTATGTTTTGATGGCTGGATATCTTCCTTTTGAGGAGGCTGACCTTCCTGCACTGTACAACAGG ATCAATGCTGCAGAGTTTGTTTGTCCATTTTGGTTTTCTGCTGGGGCAAAGACATTGATACAGAAAATTCTggatcctaatcctaaaaca CGGATGAAAATTGAAGAAATAAGGAAAGATCCATGGTTCAGGAGAAACTATGTTCCGGTCAGACTTAGTGAAGATGTGGAAGTCAATTTGGATGATGTTCAGGCAGTTTTCGATGATATTGAG GACAAATATGTTTCTGAGAAGTCAGAAAGTACTGAGGGAGGTCCTTTGATAATGAATGCATTTGAGATGATTACCTTATCTCAAGGGTTGAATCTTTCACCGCTATTTGACAGGCGTCAG GATTATGTGAAGCGGCAAACCCGTTTTGTTTCACGTAAACCAGCAAGGGTTATAATTTCATATATTGAAGCTGCTGCAGAGTCAATGGGTCTTAAGGTCCATTCTCGTAACTACAAG ATGAGGCTTGAAGGAGTTGCTGCAAATAATGTTGCTCAATTTGCAGTGGTTTTGGAG GTGTTTGAGGTTGCACCATCACTTTTCATGGTAGATGTTCAAAAGGCAGCTGGTGATACTCTCGAATATCACAAG TTTTACAAGAATCTCTGTGGAAAATTAGAAAGCATTATCTGGAGACCGATGGAGCCAGCCCCAGATTCTGGTATGCTTCGACAAATGACTGTATGA
- the LOC112723250 gene encoding CBL-interacting serine/threonine-protein kinase 24 isoform X1, protein MHFDNGGDANDRCQTMKKVRNKIGKYEVGRTIGEGTFAKVKFAKNTDTGDSVAIKVMAKSTILKHRMVEQIKREISIMKIVRHPNIVRLHEVLASKTKIYIILEFVMGGELYDKIAQQGKLSENDSRRYFQQLIDAVAHCHKKGVYHRDLKPENLLLDAFGNLKVSDFGLSALTKQGVDVLHTTCGTPNYVAPEVLGNQGYDGAAADVWSCGVILYVLMAGYLPFEEADLPALYNRINAAEFVCPFWFSAGAKTLIQKILDPNPKTRMKIEEIRKDPWFRRNYVPVRLSEDVEVNLDDVQAVFDDIEDKYVSEKSESTEGGPLIMNAFEMITLSQGLNLSPLFDRRQDYVKRQTRFVSRKPARVIISYIEAAAESMGLKVHSRNYKMRLEGVAANNVAQFAVVLEVFEVAPSLFMVDVQKAAGDTLEYHKFYKNLCGKLESIIWRPMEPAPDSGMLRQMTV, encoded by the exons TTGATAACGGAGGAGATGCGAATGATCGTTGCCAAACGATGAAGAAGGTGAGGAATAAGATCGGAAAGTACGAGGTTGGTAGAACCATCGGCGAAGGTACATTCGCCAAGGTCAAATTCGCCAAGAACACCGACACCGGAGACAGCGTTGCCATTAAGGTCATGGCTAAGTCCACCATTCTCAAGCATAGAATGGTTGAACAG ATTAAAAGAGAGATATCCATTATGAAGATTGTCAGACATCCAAATATAGTTAGGTTGCATGag GTTTTGGCCAGCAAGACCAAGATCTACATAATTCTTGAGTTCGTAATGGGAGGggaattatatgataaaatt GCTCAGCAGGGAAAGCTTTCTGAAAATGATTCTAGGCGCTACTTTCAACAACTTATAGATGCTGTTGCTCATTGTCACAAGAAGGGTGTGTACCACAGAGACTTGAAG CCTGAAAACCTTCTTCTTGATGCATTCGGAAACTTGAAAGTATCTGACTTCGGATTGAGTGCATTGACAAAGCAG ggtGTTGATGTTCTCCACACGACGTGTGGGACCCCAAATTATGTTGCACCTGAG GTGCTAGGCAATCAAGGTTATGATGGTGCAGCAGCTGATGTTTGGTCATGTGGAGTCATCCTGTATGTTTTGATGGCTGGATATCTTCCTTTTGAGGAGGCTGACCTTCCTGCACTGTACAACAGG ATCAATGCTGCAGAGTTTGTTTGTCCATTTTGGTTTTCTGCTGGGGCAAAGACATTGATACAGAAAATTCTggatcctaatcctaaaaca CGGATGAAAATTGAAGAAATAAGGAAAGATCCATGGTTCAGGAGAAACTATGTTCCGGTCAGACTTAGTGAAGATGTGGAAGTCAATTTGGATGATGTTCAGGCAGTTTTCGATGATATTGAG GACAAATATGTTTCTGAGAAGTCAGAAAGTACTGAGGGAGGTCCTTTGATAATGAATGCATTTGAGATGATTACCTTATCTCAAGGGTTGAATCTTTCACCGCTATTTGACAGGCGTCAG GATTATGTGAAGCGGCAAACCCGTTTTGTTTCACGTAAACCAGCAAGGGTTATAATTTCATATATTGAAGCTGCTGCAGAGTCAATGGGTCTTAAGGTCCATTCTCGTAACTACAAG ATGAGGCTTGAAGGAGTTGCTGCAAATAATGTTGCTCAATTTGCAGTGGTTTTGGAG GTGTTTGAGGTTGCACCATCACTTTTCATGGTAGATGTTCAAAAGGCAGCTGGTGATACTCTCGAATATCACAAG TTTTACAAGAATCTCTGTGGAAAATTAGAAAGCATTATCTGGAGACCGATGGAGCCAGCCCCAGATTCTGGTATGCTTCGACAAATGACTGTATGA